Genomic segment of Sphingomonas sp. KRR8:
GGCAGCGGCCACGACGAGGAGGCGCACCTGCACCGCCAATCCATCATGCCCAAGGACGACGAGTGACCGACCGTATCCCAATTCTTCGAGTGACGCCGGGGCCAGGCGACATCAACGCCAACGGCCATATCTTCGGCGGCTGGGTGCTGGCGCAGATGGATATCGCGGCGGGTATCGTCGCCAGCCGCCGAGCCAACGGCTCCGTGGCAACCGTGGCGATCGAACGGATGGAGTTCATTGCGCCCATTGAACTCAGGGACCTGATCAGCGTCTACGCGCAGGTCGAGCGGGTCGGCCGGACCAGCATGGCCATCAGAATCGAGGTCATTGCCGAGCGTGACCGCGGACAGACGCAGATCAAGGTCACGGAAGGACTGTTCACCTTCGTCGCTCTGGACGAGGCCCATCATCCCCGTCCGGTCGACGCAGCCTAGGCGCACGAAAAAGGGCCGGACCAATCGGTCCGACCCTCTTCCGATCACAAACGCGAGCTAACTCTCAGGCGGCTGGCGCGATCTCGCCGCCGTCCTCGACCGGACGCACCCGACGGGTACGACGGCGGGGCGCAGGCGCCTCATCAGCATCGTCACGCACCGGATCCGGGCTCACGCCGATTGCCGGCGGCAAGATATCGAGCGCGATGCGAGGTTCGGGGTCTTCGCGCGCAACCTCGCGATCGCGCGCCGTAACACGCTCCCGCCGCGGCGGCCGGCGATCCTCGCGGGCCACCTGCTCGATCCGTTCGCCATCGTCATTGTCCCGGCGAGGCGCCCGCTCCGGGCGCTCACCACGATCAGGACGATCACTGCGCTCGAACCGCTCCGCACGCTCGGACCGATCGGCTCGCTCGGGACGGTCACCGCGCTCGTAGCGGTCGTTCCGCTCCGGACGGTCGTTCCGCTCCGGACGGTCGTTCCGTTCGCGGCGGCGATCCTGGGGCTGGCGCTGCGGGCGCTGCGCCTGCTCCTCGTCCTCGCCCTCGTCCTGATCGTCACCAGCGAAGTCGTTGTCCTCGCCGTCCTCGTCCTCGTCACGCGACGATCGCTGGTCTTCGAACCGCGGGCGGGTTTCGGCCAGCACGCGGAAATAGTGATCGGCGAACTGAAGGTAATATTCGGTCTGGACGCGGTCGCCGGCCATCTGCGCATCACGCGCGAGGCTCTTGTACTTCTCCAGCAGCTGCGCCGCATTGCCGCGCTGGCGACTGTCGCGAGCGTTGCCGCCACCCCCGCCGCCCATACCTTGCGGACGCTGTCCACCACGGCCACGACGGCGGCCGTTTTGACGATTGTTCATCAAATGCTTGTTCCTTGTCGCACTGGCGCTGGTCTTCTCCGAAGCGCGTGACAACCGACCCTTCGATGCCGCAGCACGAGCCAAAGCGGCTTGCTGGCCGCCCTCGTGCCCCTAGCCGTCATGTTTTGCGCCGGATTGGTGGCGCCCTCATGAGCGATGTCATCGGGGGTAGCGACGGGAGCGGTCGGGCTCGCTGGAAGCGCGGTTCGCGGCCCCGTTGCTTTCTCCGATGTAGACTGCCGCCCGCGCAATTCCAAGTTATTTGTTGTGCACCTCAACAAGCAGTGCGCGGGGACGGTCGGCGAGGTCTCGCGCAAGCCGGACATCGAGGCCTTCCGCTTCGAACAGCGCAGCGGCACTGTCGGCCTGGTCAAAACCAATCTCGATCGCGGCCAGCCCGTGCGGGCAGAGCAAGCGACCGATCTGCGGAGCGATCCGACGGTAATCATCGAGTCCTTGCGGACCGGCGAACAACGCTTCGGCGGGCTCGTGCTCGGCGACGCCCGGCCCGAGGTCGGCGTCCGTCGCGACGTACGGCGGGTTGCACAAGATGAGGTCGAAACACTCGTCCACCCCAACCGCCCAGTCGCCTAGCCGCCACTCCGTTCGACCGTCGAACCCGAGGCGGCGGGCATTGGCCGATGCATAGGACAAGGCGCGGCGGGACGCGTCGATGCCAAGGCCGGTGGCCCCGGGCCACAGGTCGAGTGCCGCCAGCAGAAGTGTCCCCGGCCCAGTTCCAAGATCGAGAATTCGCGCCGGCGGCTCGCGGCCTTCGAAATGCTCGAGTGCGGCAGCGATCAGCGTTTCGCTGTCCGGCCGGGGGATCAGCACCCCGGGGCCGACGTGAAGCTCGATGTTCCAGAAGGCACGACGACCGGTGATGTAGGCGACCGGCTCGCCCGCCCGGCGGCGCTCCACCATGGCGGCGAAGCGCTCTGGGACTGGCCGATCGGGAGGATTAAGCAGCAACCGGTCGCGGTCGATGCCGAGCGCTTCCGCCATCAGCAACTCGGCGTCCAGGCGAGCCGTATCGCTGAAAGGTGCCAGCGTCCGGGCAGCGTCCGCAAGCGCCCGGTGAAGAGCTTTCACGCTTCCTCGAGTCCGGCGAGCCGCTGCGCCTCGTCCTCGGAAATGAGGGCAGCGGTCAGTTCCTTCAGCCCTGGTCCTTCCAGGATTTCGGGGAGCTTGTGGAGCGTCAGGTTGATCCGATGATCGGTGACCCGTCCCTGCGGAAAATTGTAAGTGCGGATACGCTCCGAACGATCGCCGGACCCGACCATCGATCGCCGCGCGCCGGCCCGCTCGCTCGCCAGCCGTTCGCGTTCCAGCTCGAACAATCGGGTCCGCAGCACCTTCAGGGCCTTGGCCTTGTTCTTGTGCTGGCTCTTTTCATCCTGCTGGATGACGACCAGGCCGCTCGGCAAATGGGTGATGCGAACCGCGCTGTCGGTGGTGTTGACCGACTGACCGCCCGGACCCGACGAGCGATAGACGTCGATGCGCAGGTCCTTGTCGTCGATCTGAACGTCCACTTCTTCGGCTTCCGGCAGCACCGCAACGGTCGCGGCCGAGGTGTGGATACGGCCTCCGCTCTCGGTTGCCGGCACGCGCTGGACCCGGTGCACGCCGCTTTCGAACTTCAGCCGGGCAAACACGCCCGAGCCGTTGATCGAGGCGACGGCCTCCTTGTAGCCGCCAACCTCCGACTGCGAGGCACTGATCAGCTCGAATTTCCAGCCCATCTCGTCGGCGAAGCGCTGGTACATGCGCAGGAGATCGCCGGCGAACAGCGCCGCCTCGTCGCCACCGGTCCCCGCACGAACCTCGAGCATGGCGGCACGCTCGTCCGCCGAATCGCGGGGCAGCAGCTGCAGCGCGAGCGCCCGTTCGGCGTCGGGCAGCCGCTCCTCGATATGGCGTAGCTCCTCGGCCGCCATCTGGCGCAGTTCCTCGTCCCCGTCACGGGTCATCGCGCCCAGGCTCTCGCGCTCGGCGCGCAAGCGGCGCACTTCGCGCGCGGCCGAGGCGACCGGCTCGATCTGGGCATATTCTTTGGACAGCCGCACGAACTCCTCAGGAGCGAGGTCGCCCTTCGCCATCGCCGACGACAGCTCGTTCTTCTTGGCTTCGATTTGCGCGATGCGCTCGGACGAGATCTGCATCAGCGGGTCACCGCCGCTGCGATCATGTCAAAGGCGACCGCTCGCTGTTCACCCGTCGCAAGATCCTTCACCTGCGCGGTTTCGTTGGCCAACTCATCGTCGCCAATGATGATCGCGAACGCGGCACCGCTGGCGGCCGCTCGAGCCATGCGCTTCTTCATGTTGCCGCGGAACGCCATGTCGGCCGCCAGACCTCCCTGGCGGAGGCCGGTCAGGATGGCGGTCGCCGCCACCTCCGCCTTGTCGCCCAGTGGTACCAACACCGCTTCGGGCGCCTCTGCTTTCGGCGCATCGATCATCATGGACAGTCGCTCAATGCCAGCGGCCCAGCCGATTGCCGGCGTGTGCGGGCCGCCCAGGCTCTCGATCAAGCCGTCGTAGCGGCCGCCCGCTAGAACCGTGCCCTGCGCGCCAAGCCGGTCGGTCATGAATTCGAACGCCGTGTGACGATAATAATCGAGGCCGCGAACGAGCCGGGGCGCCCGCTCCCACTGCACGCCGGCGGCATCGAGGCCGCTGGTCACGGCGGCGAAGAAGTCGGCGGCCTCGGCCGTTAGGAAGTCGTCGATCGGCGGGGCGCTGTCGACCACCGGCCATTCGGCGTGGGCCTTGCTGTCGAGAATTCGCAGCGGATTGCGCTCCAGCCGGTCGCGGCTGTCCTCACTAAGGTCCGCTACCCGACCACGAAAATGCTCGTAGAGCGCTGCCCTCCAAGCTGCGCGGGTTTGGGGGTCGCCGAGCGTGTTGAGCTTGAGCACCGCGCCAGCGCCGATGCCCAACTCCTTCAGCAACTGGTCGGCGAACAGCAGCACCTCGACGTCCGCCTGCGGCTCTCCGGCACCCAGGATCTCGGCATCGAGCTGGTGGAACTGGCGGAAGCGCCCCTTTTGCGGACGCTCGTAGCGGAAGGCCGGTCCGTGCGTGGCGACCTTCAGCGGCGCATATTGCTGCCAACCCTCAGTCAGGTAAGCGCGGGCGATCCCGGCCGTGAACTCCGGACGCAAGGTGAGGCTATCGCCACCGCGATCCTCGAAGCTGTACATCTCCTTGGAGACGACATCCGTAGTCTCTCCAAGCGAGCGGGCAAAGACGGCGGTGGGCTCCAGGACGGGCACTTCGACCCGCTTGAAACCGAACAGCCGGCGGGTCTTCTCGAACGCGGCGACGACCGCGTGAAAACGGTCGGCTTCCTCGCCAAGGAGGGACTGCATTCCGCGAACGGGCTGAGGGGTCTGGATTTGCGCCATAATATTGCGCTGCGCCACTAGCGGCTGGGCGCGGCGCTGGCTAGGCGGTCCCGATGAAGGCTATCCTCCTTGCCACGGCGCTGGTCGCCGCTTCGCCGCTGCTCGCACAGAACAGCACTCCCACGGCCGTCCTCCCGGTCGACCGTGTTCCTGCCGCCCGCGACATGCCTTATCCCGGCACGATCCAGCTCGAGGTCGACGCGACCGATACTGACCGGGCGATCTTCGCCGTGCGCCAGATGATTCCGGTCGCCGGCCCGGGCGACCTGGTGCTGTTGTTGCCCAAGTGGCTGCCCGGCGCACACGGTCCCGACGGCAAGCCCGAGAAGATCGCCGGGCTGGTCATCAAGACCGCCGAGGGCACCGTGCTGCCCTGGGTCCGCGACACGGTTGAGACCAACGGCTACCATGTCGACGTTCCCGCCGGCACTCGTGCGATCGAGGCCCGCTTCCAATATCTCTCGCCGACGCAGCCGAACCAGGGCCGGATCGTCTCCACCCCGTCGATCAGCAACGTCCAGTGGGACCAGATGTCACTCTATCCGGCGGGGTATTACACTCGCCAGATTCCCGTTCAGGCAACGCTGGTCCTGCCCGCCGGGTGGCAGGCGGCAACCGCGCTTCGTCCGGCCGGCGCCGCGCCCGCCACCGGCAACCGCATCACTTATGGCACCGTCTCCTACGAGACCCTGGTCGATTCGCCGGTGTTCGCCGGCCGCTACTTCCGCAAGGACGACCTCGGCCACGGCGTCGCCCTCAACAGCGTCGCCGACGCTCCCGACGAGCTGAAGATCCCGCCGGCCGTCCTCGCCAAGCATCGGTCGATGGTCGATCAGGCGGTGAAGCTGTTTGGCTCCCGTCATTTCGATCATTACGACTTCCTCAATGCCGTGACCGACGAACTGGGCGGCATCGGTCTGGAGCACCACCGCTCGACCGAGATCGACGTTGGCCTCGGCTACTTCACCGAATACGACAAGCACCTGCTCGATCGGAACGTGTTCGCGCATGAGTTCACGCACAGCTGGGACGGCAAGTTCCGGCGCGGCGCCGACCTCTACACCCCCGACTACAGTACCCCGATGCGCAACAGCCTGCTGTGGGTTTACGAAGGCCAGACGCAATTCTGGGGCAACGTGCTGGAAGCCCGCTCCGGCATGAGCAGCAAGCAGGACGTGCTCGACAAGCTGGCGATGGTTGCGGCTAGCCTCGACTCGCTTCCGGGGAAGAGTTGGCGTCCGCTGCTCGACACCACCAACGATCCCATCATCCAGAACCGCGCTCCGGAACCGTGGGGCAGCTATCAGCGCTCGGAGGATTATTACAACGAGGGCATGCTGATCTGGCTCGAAGCCGACGCCACCATTCGCGGCGGCACCGGCAACCGGCGCGGCATGGACGATTTCGCCAAGGCGTTCTTCGGGGTTCGCGACGGCGACTGGGGCGAGCTGCTCTACACCCGTGAAGACGTCATCCGCACGCTGAACCAGGTCTATCCATACGACTGGGCCCGGTTTTTCGCGGAGCGGGTCGACGAAGTCCGCCCCCGCGCTCCGCTCGAGGGTTTCACCCGCTCCGGTTACCAGCTGACGTTCACCGACGAGCCCACCGGCGCCTGGAAGGCCCGTGAGAGCAGCGGCAAGAGCACCGATCTCACCTACTCGCTTGGACTCACTGTCCGCGAGAAGAAGATCGGCGGCGTGCGCTGGGGCAGCCCGGCCTTCACCGCGGCGCTGCGTACCGGGGACGAGTTGCTCGCCATTGGAGAGCGGGCCTATTCGGACGAATCCTTGCGCAACGCGGTGACGAATGCCAAAGGCGGCTCAACCCCCATCCGCCTGACCTTCAAGCGTGGCAACGCCGTGCGAACGGTCGCCATTCCTTACTATGATGGCCTCCGCTATCCGCGCTTCACCAAGGTCGGGAAGGGGCGGGGCGCCCTCGATATTCTGCTGGAGCCGAAGTGAACCTCGATCTCGTCCCCGCGGGGAAGAACCCGCCCGAGTCCGTCAATGTGCTGATTGAAGTCCCGATCGGTGGAGAGCCGGTCAAGTATGAGCTGGACAAGGAGTCGGGAGCGATCTTCGTCGATCGCATCCTGCACACTTCCATGCGCTATCCCGCGAATTACGGCTTCATCCCGCATACGCTGGGTGACGACGGTGACCCGCTCGACTGCCTGGTGGTCGCGCGCTCACCCTTCTTCCCCGGCTCCGTGGTTCGCGCGCGGCCGATCGCGGTGCTGTTCCTGGAGGATGAAGCTGGCGGCGACGAGAAGCTGCTCGCCGTTCCCGAGTTCAAGACCTCACCCTATTATGAGGGTGTCCACGAGGGCGAGGACCTACCCGCCATCGTGATGGACCAGATCAGTCACTTCTTCACCCACTACAAGGACCTGGAGCCGGAAAAGTGGACTCGCGTCGGCCGCTGGGGCGGACGCGAGGAGGCCTATGACGTGATCCGCGCCGGTCTCGAGCGGGCCAAG
This window contains:
- a CDS encoding acyl-CoA thioesterase, whose product is MTDRIPILRVTPGPGDINANGHIFGGWVLAQMDIAAGIVASRRANGSVATVAIERMEFIAPIELRDLISVYAQVERVGRTSMAIRIEVIAERDRGQTQIKVTEGLFTFVALDEAHHPRPVDAA
- a CDS encoding DUF4167 domain-containing protein; protein product: MNNRQNGRRRGRGGQRPQGMGGGGGGNARDSRQRGNAAQLLEKYKSLARDAQMAGDRVQTEYYLQFADHYFRVLAETRPRFEDQRSSRDEDEDGEDNDFAGDDQDEGEDEEQAQRPQRQPQDRRRERNDRPERNDRPERNDRYERGDRPERADRSERAERFERSDRPDRGERPERAPRRDNDDGERIEQVAREDRRPPRRERVTARDREVAREDPEPRIALDILPPAIGVSPDPVRDDADEAPAPRRRTRRVRPVEDGGEIAPAA
- the prmC gene encoding peptide chain release factor N(5)-glutamine methyltransferase, which translates into the protein MKALHRALADAARTLAPFSDTARLDAELLMAEALGIDRDRLLLNPPDRPVPERFAAMVERRRAGEPVAYITGRRAFWNIELHVGPGVLIPRPDSETLIAAALEHFEGREPPARILDLGTGPGTLLLAALDLWPGATGLGIDASRRALSYASANARRLGFDGRTEWRLGDWAVGVDECFDLILCNPPYVATDADLGPGVAEHEPAEALFAGPQGLDDYRRIAPQIGRLLCPHGLAAIEIGFDQADSAAALFEAEGLDVRLARDLADRPRALLVEVHNK
- the prfA gene encoding peptide chain release factor 1 — encoded protein: MMQISSERIAQIEAKKNELSSAMAKGDLAPEEFVRLSKEYAQIEPVASAAREVRRLRAERESLGAMTRDGDEELRQMAAEELRHIEERLPDAERALALQLLPRDSADERAAMLEVRAGTGGDEAALFAGDLLRMYQRFADEMGWKFELISASQSEVGGYKEAVASINGSGVFARLKFESGVHRVQRVPATESGGRIHTSAATVAVLPEAEEVDVQIDDKDLRIDVYRSSGPGGQSVNTTDSAVRITHLPSGLVVIQQDEKSQHKNKAKALKVLRTRLFELERERLASERAGARRSMVGSGDRSERIRTYNFPQGRVTDHRINLTLHKLPEILEGPGLKELTAALISEDEAQRLAGLEEA
- the hisS gene encoding histidine--tRNA ligase, which encodes MAQIQTPQPVRGMQSLLGEEADRFHAVVAAFEKTRRLFGFKRVEVPVLEPTAVFARSLGETTDVVSKEMYSFEDRGGDSLTLRPEFTAGIARAYLTEGWQQYAPLKVATHGPAFRYERPQKGRFRQFHQLDAEILGAGEPQADVEVLLFADQLLKELGIGAGAVLKLNTLGDPQTRAAWRAALYEHFRGRVADLSEDSRDRLERNPLRILDSKAHAEWPVVDSAPPIDDFLTAEAADFFAAVTSGLDAAGVQWERAPRLVRGLDYYRHTAFEFMTDRLGAQGTVLAGGRYDGLIESLGGPHTPAIGWAAGIERLSMMIDAPKAEAPEAVLVPLGDKAEVAATAILTGLRQGGLAADMAFRGNMKKRMARAAASGAAFAIIIGDDELANETAQVKDLATGEQRAVAFDMIAAAVTR
- a CDS encoding peptidase M61 gives rise to the protein MKAILLATALVAASPLLAQNSTPTAVLPVDRVPAARDMPYPGTIQLEVDATDTDRAIFAVRQMIPVAGPGDLVLLLPKWLPGAHGPDGKPEKIAGLVIKTAEGTVLPWVRDTVETNGYHVDVPAGTRAIEARFQYLSPTQPNQGRIVSTPSISNVQWDQMSLYPAGYYTRQIPVQATLVLPAGWQAATALRPAGAAPATGNRITYGTVSYETLVDSPVFAGRYFRKDDLGHGVALNSVADAPDELKIPPAVLAKHRSMVDQAVKLFGSRHFDHYDFLNAVTDELGGIGLEHHRSTEIDVGLGYFTEYDKHLLDRNVFAHEFTHSWDGKFRRGADLYTPDYSTPMRNSLLWVYEGQTQFWGNVLEARSGMSSKQDVLDKLAMVAASLDSLPGKSWRPLLDTTNDPIIQNRAPEPWGSYQRSEDYYNEGMLIWLEADATIRGGTGNRRGMDDFAKAFFGVRDGDWGELLYTREDVIRTLNQVYPYDWARFFAERVDEVRPRAPLEGFTRSGYQLTFTDEPTGAWKARESSGKSTDLTYSLGLTVREKKIGGVRWGSPAFTAALRTGDELLAIGERAYSDESLRNAVTNAKGGSTPIRLTFKRGNAVRTVAIPYYDGLRYPRFTKVGKGRGALDILLEPK
- the ppa gene encoding inorganic diphosphatase, producing MNLDLVPAGKNPPESVNVLIEVPIGGEPVKYELDKESGAIFVDRILHTSMRYPANYGFIPHTLGDDGDPLDCLVVARSPFFPGSVVRARPIAVLFLEDEAGGDEKLLAVPEFKTSPYYEGVHEGEDLPAIVMDQISHFFTHYKDLEPEKWTRVGRWGGREEAYDVIRAGLERAKNVKFEA